One window of Lawsonibacter asaccharolyticus genomic DNA carries:
- a CDS encoding integrase: protein MPAYKDKAKGTWYASFYYEDWTGKKVKKMKRGFPTKREALEWERTFLQQQTADLEMTFENFVAVYVADMKGRIKENTWGTKEHILYKKLVPYFGKRKMCDIHSKEVIAWQNEMLGYRDKNGKPYSPVYLKTLHNQLSAVFNHAVRHYNLKVNPAAQAGNMGKPKGREMLFWTKAEYLKFAEAMMDKPLSYYAFEMLYWCGVREGELLALTPGDFDFEKQTVTISKSYQRIKGKDVITDPKTPKSNRVIQMPAFLCEEMRDYIKSLYGVKPTDRIFTVTKSYLHREMDRGAKEAGVKRIRIHDLRHSHISLLIDMGFTALAIADRVGHESIDITYRYAHLFPTRQAEMADKLDMERKGA from the coding sequence ATGCCGGCATACAAAGACAAGGCAAAGGGCACATGGTATGCGTCCTTTTACTACGAGGACTGGACGGGCAAGAAAGTAAAGAAAATGAAACGGGGCTTTCCCACCAAGCGGGAGGCTCTGGAGTGGGAGCGGACATTCCTGCAACAACAGACCGCCGACCTGGAAATGACCTTTGAAAACTTCGTGGCTGTCTATGTGGCGGACATGAAAGGCCGTATCAAGGAAAACACCTGGGGGACGAAAGAGCATATCCTCTACAAGAAGTTGGTGCCGTACTTCGGCAAGCGGAAGATGTGCGACATTCACTCCAAGGAGGTCATCGCCTGGCAGAATGAAATGCTGGGTTACCGGGACAAGAACGGCAAGCCCTACTCTCCGGTGTACTTAAAAACGCTGCACAATCAGTTGAGCGCCGTGTTCAACCATGCGGTACGGCACTACAATCTAAAGGTCAATCCCGCTGCCCAGGCGGGCAATATGGGAAAGCCAAAGGGACGGGAAATGCTGTTCTGGACAAAGGCGGAGTATCTGAAATTCGCCGAGGCCATGATGGACAAGCCCCTTTCCTATTACGCCTTTGAAATGCTCTACTGGTGCGGCGTCCGGGAGGGGGAGCTGCTGGCCCTCACTCCTGGCGACTTCGACTTTGAGAAACAGACCGTCACCATCTCCAAGTCCTACCAGCGGATTAAGGGCAAGGATGTGATTACCGACCCCAAGACCCCTAAGAGCAACCGGGTCATTCAAATGCCCGCTTTCCTCTGTGAAGAAATGCGAGACTATATCAAGAGCCTGTATGGGGTGAAGCCCACCGACCGCATTTTCACGGTGACAAAATCCTACCTCCACCGGGAGATGGACAGGGGTGCGAAAGAGGCCGGGGTAAAGCGGATCAGAATACACGACCTGAGGCACTCCCACATTTCGCTGCTCATTGACATGGGCTTTACGGCCCTGGCAATCGCTGACCGGGTGGGACATGAAAGCATTGATATTACCTACCGCTACGCCCACCTGTTCCCCACCCGGCAGGCGGAGATGGCGGACAAACTGGACATGGAGCGAAAGGGGGCCTAA
- a CDS encoding DNA-binding helix-turn-helix protein, which yields MTVGDKIKKIRTFRGMTQKELGLAIGFEEKGADNRIAQYETNYRVPKRELLDKMAEALRVDRQNFYTIAPGSAEDFMRTFFWLDEDSPGAIRLFQLVRNPGRAGAADDTAVRYNDSDDWPAHPPVGMYFQYGLVDEFMREWLFRQQELHAGEITREEYFEWKLNWPHTCDDGLESEYYIPWRKNK from the coding sequence ATGACAGTCGGAGACAAGATAAAGAAAATCCGCACCTTTCGAGGCATGACACAAAAGGAATTGGGGCTTGCTATCGGCTTTGAGGAAAAGGGAGCGGACAACCGGATCGCCCAGTATGAGACGAATTACCGTGTTCCGAAACGGGAACTGCTGGACAAGATGGCCGAGGCGCTGCGGGTAGACCGCCAGAACTTCTACACCATCGCCCCCGGCTCTGCCGAGGACTTCATGCGGACATTCTTCTGGCTGGACGAGGACAGCCCTGGCGCTATCCGCCTGTTCCAACTTGTCCGCAATCCGGGCAGAGCAGGGGCCGCTGATGATACCGCTGTACGGTACAATGATAGCGATGACTGGCCCGCACACCCTCCCGTGGGTATGTACTTCCAGTATGGCCTTGTGGACGAGTTCATGCGGGAATGGCTTTTTCGTCAGCAGGAGTTACACGCCGGGGAGATCACCAGGGAAGAGTATTTTGAATGGAAACTCAACTGGCCCCATACCTGCGACGATGGCCTGGAAAGCGAATATTATATCCCTTGGCGGAAAAATAAATAA
- a CDS encoding adenine-specific DNA-methyltransferase, producing the protein MSMLDFAIMATTEYIGHMPKSQRKKYGQFFTSKETAIFMAGLFEIPIGCEALSILDPGAGSGILSIALLERLQAFSTIKEIRLVCYENDPNVMELLRANLEVACSQSRQKISYEIVSDNYILSQATDYNLMLGANLEPEKFDFVIGNPPYMKIAKDAPEALAMQDVCYGAPNLYFLFASMSMFNLIDGGELVYIIPRSWTSGAYFKRFRQKFLSEGVLEHIHLFVSRDKVFEKESVLQETIIIKLRKTRSKPKTVTITTTQSNADFSQRTIFEAPYSAVVNGSDSYVYLVTNADEVETLNSLNKWENTLPSIGLKMKTGLTVDFRNREALRDAAEEQAVPLFYSQHIQNGKVVFPVGKEHEYLVTEQRGLLQPNKNYLFVKRFTAKEEHRRLQCGVYLAKKHPEYSQISTQNKINFIDGMRDLSECVVYGLYVLFNSTLYDCYYRILNGSTQVNSTEVNSMPVPSMDVIEAMGKELIAAHDMSEPVCDRILRGYV; encoded by the coding sequence GGCGACAACAGAATATATTGGCCACATGCCAAAAAGTCAGCGCAAGAAATATGGTCAGTTCTTTACGAGCAAAGAGACTGCCATTTTTATGGCTGGGCTGTTTGAAATCCCTATTGGGTGTGAGGCGCTTTCTATTCTCGATCCTGGCGCCGGTTCTGGAATTCTTTCAATTGCACTATTGGAACGCTTGCAAGCTTTCTCGACAATAAAAGAGATTAGATTGGTTTGTTATGAGAATGACCCAAATGTAATGGAGCTATTGCGAGCCAATCTGGAGGTAGCGTGTAGTCAATCTCGACAGAAAATATCCTATGAAATCGTTTCTGATAACTACATTTTAAGCCAAGCAACTGACTATAATCTGATGTTAGGGGCGAATTTAGAGCCTGAAAAATTTGATTTTGTAATCGGAAATCCTCCATACATGAAAATAGCAAAGGATGCTCCAGAAGCCCTAGCCATGCAAGATGTATGTTATGGCGCTCCCAATCTCTATTTTCTTTTTGCTTCTATGAGTATGTTTAATTTGATAGATGGTGGAGAATTGGTTTATATTATCCCGCGCTCCTGGACTTCGGGTGCTTATTTTAAGAGATTCCGTCAGAAGTTTCTAAGTGAAGGTGTTTTGGAGCATATCCACTTATTTGTTAGTCGCGATAAAGTCTTTGAAAAAGAGAGTGTACTACAGGAAACTATCATTATTAAACTGAGAAAAACGCGCTCAAAGCCAAAAACTGTTACCATTACTACGACCCAAAGTAATGCAGACTTTTCCCAAAGAACCATTTTTGAGGCACCCTATTCTGCCGTTGTCAACGGATCAGATTCCTATGTCTATCTGGTAACAAATGCTGATGAAGTAGAGACACTTAATAGTTTGAACAAGTGGGAAAATACCTTGCCAAGCATCGGCCTAAAAATGAAAACCGGACTTACAGTTGACTTCCGAAACAGAGAAGCACTGAGAGATGCAGCTGAAGAACAGGCTGTTCCATTGTTCTATTCTCAGCACATACAAAATGGCAAAGTGGTTTTTCCTGTAGGGAAGGAACACGAGTACTTGGTTACTGAGCAGCGGGGGCTATTACAACCAAATAAGAACTATCTTTTTGTCAAACGATTCACAGCAAAAGAAGAACATAGGCGGCTTCAATGTGGTGTTTACTTGGCAAAAAAGCATCCTGAGTATTCCCAGATCAGCACACAAAACAAGATAAATTTTATCGATGGGATGCGTGATCTTTCGGAGTGTGTTGTGTACGGGCTTTATGTCTTGTTTAATTCCACCTTGTATGACTGCTATTATAGGATCTTGAATGGTTCAACGCAGGTCAATTCGACTGAGGTGAACTCTATGCCGGTTCCATCCATGGATGTCATTGAGGCCATGGGGAAAGAGCTGATTGCTGCACACGATATGTCGGAACCGGTTTGTGACAGAATTTTGAGGGGTTATGTATGA